A stretch of DNA from Leptolyngbyaceae cyanobacterium:
CGTTATTCTTTAAATAATCGGTCAGTTGTGCTAGGGCATACTCTTCATATTCCGATTGACTGGGATTACTCGCCATCATCGATATCCCTAGTCCCGCTAAGGCTACGATAGCCACGGTTTTGAGAATGTTCAAGCTTTTCATAGTTGCTGGTGTCAAAACTTCAGGTTAACTGAGAAAGGGGAGATAGCGGGATGGGGAGAAAGTTTTTGGGAAATTGAATCAAAATAGTAGATCCATTGCTGGGATACGTGCTATATTAATTAATCGGAAACGGCGAGCGTAGCCAAGTGGTTAAGGCAGTGGATTGTGGTTCCACCACTCGGGGGTTCAAGTCCCCTCGTTCGCCCTCTTATATATTGTAGGGATATATTGTAGGGTGCGTTAGGCTTTCGTTAACGCACCATTGCTGTATTTGACAGAGATACCCGACTCCTTGGAGGAGTCGGGGATATTTCCACACACCCTATGTTTCCAAGGGTGCATAACATATCAAGGTAAATAGTCAGGATCTAATATATCCGCTAACTCAAAAGGACAATCAACCGGGAACACCTCTTCAGACAATCCCGTTTCCTTCGCCGCATCTCGTCTCGCAATTTGATAATATTCTTTGCAACTTTCCTCTAACAAATTCTTTAGACTGGGACTATCTTTAATTAATAATTGTAAATCGCTTCGTTGCGTGACAATAGTACTCACCCAACTGTTACCATAAAAAGGGCGCATTTGTGGCTGATACTGCCATTTTAATAAGTGAGTTAGAATCAGCTTCAATCGACTTTTGAGTTCACGTTTTTCGCTACGTCCCATGCTCTCAATTTCTTCAACTAAGTTGTTTAAATCTAATTCTTCAAAGCGCTTTTCTTTTAGCAGTTTTGCTGTTTTTTCTAGCCATAAATAAAAATCTTGTTCGTAGAGAATGCTATCACTCATTTTTAGCCGCCTCTAGCATATACTTACAGGTTAGCAATTTTGTTCTTATGATAACTTAGACTAGTGTAATTTTTAGGTACATTGTTGAGCTTCAGCGCCAAATCTAGGGCTTTAGCCCAACAACATACCTGCTGGGAAAATATGACAAAATAAGCTAAGTACCTCAAGCGTAGCAGCATGAGTATTGATGATGAGGATTTAGGCGACGAGTCGGTAACGGAAAATCGCCAGTTGGAATGGTTTACCGATAGGTATGAATTTACACGACTATTCGCCAGCTACTTAAACGATGACCCACCGCGCCAAAATATTTTGTATTTTTACGGGGATGGGGGAAACGGCAAATCGTTGTTGCTGAAATACTTGCGAACTTTTGCTTGCAAGCGATTTTCGCGGCAGGTTTGGCAGCAACTAATGGCGATGTCGGATAGGCAGGTAGCGGAATATATCCGTAATGCAGAAGTGGGTGATAATTACACCACAATACCAGCAGTTTCGCACGATTTTGGATTGCCGCCAATTAAAGAAGACCAACCGCAACATCCATTTTTGGGTTTGTTGATGTTGCGGCGAAATATTGCGGCGGCGTCACCGAAATTTAAGTTTAAATTTCCTTTGTTTGATTTTGCTTGCTTTTGGTATTTGTTGAATAAGGGAGAATCGCCGGAAACGCTGCAAAAGTTATTTCCAGATGATATTGTAAATTTGTTGACTCCCGCGATTGAGTCAGCGGCGGAATTTCCGATAATAGCGCAGGGAGTTGCTATTCTCAAACTAATCGATAAAATTGGCGGTAAGGAACGACTGGTTAAGTTAGTTCGCGAAAGATTGGGTATTAGTAAAGAACAAGCAGAAGAAATTTGTCGGAAAGATATTGATATCGAATTAATCGATTACTTGCCGAAATTGCTGGCGGAAGATTTGAAAGCAGCAATGACGCGAAATGATAAGCACAAACCGGAACGATTGGTGCTGTTTTTCGATACCCATGAAAGGTTTTGGGATGGGAGACGCGAGTCTCAGGGAGAAAAGTTTTTCTATTTGGATGAGTGGGTGCGGCGGTTGCTGAGAGCGTTGCCGCTAGAATTGGGTATCGTGGTGGTAATGGCGGGAAGAGATTGTCCCATCGAGCAATTGCGGTGGTGTGATGCGGGTAAATTTCCGATTCCTCAGCAATATCTGGATACTCAATTAGTTTGGCATCTGTCGAAAAGCGATGCCAAAGATTACCTGCAAAAAGCGGATATTACCGAAGCGAATTTGGTGGAAGCTTTAATTAAATATGCCAGCGTTAACCCGCAGGAAACTGATTTACAGGTACATCCTTTTTATATAGGTTTGTGTGCGGATGTGGTGTTGCTGGAAAGAAAGCGGGGAAACACTTTACAGGCGGCGGATTTTGCTAATATTCCCAAGTTGGAAGATAAGACGGCGGAATTGATAAATCGGTTGTTGCGCTATGTGGATAGAGAAGTGCGATATGCGGTTCACTCTTTGAGTGCTTGTCGCACTTTTAATGATGAATTGTATTTTAAGTTGGGGAATGAATGTCACTTTCTAGCAACTGCTGCCAATTTCGATATCCTGAAAAGTTTTTCCTTTGTTTGGCAAGATAAGCGGCGGGGTAATAATTGGTATCGCATCCACGATTTGCTGCGGCGTTTGGATGATGAATCGGAAAACGCGACAACTTGGAAAGCGCATGAAGTGCTGGAAACGCACTACCGAGAAGTGGGAAATTTGCCAGAGGCGATTTATCATGCTAACCGTTTGGATTGGGAATGGGGTGTGGATGAATGGGTAAGAGAATTCGATGCGGCGTTGGAAAAAAGTAACTATCAGCTATGTTCGAGTTTGTTGGAAGTGCGGGGTGAGTTGCGAATTGCTAGTGATTTTCAGGTTGGTAGAATTTCTCAATCTGAGGGAAATTACTTTTCTACGTTGGCACGACACACAGATGCCAAACAGGAATATTTGGAAGCAGTGGCAGCTTACAATCGTGAACTTAGTTTGACACCCGATGATATCTCTGCTCTCAACAATAAAGGATTGGCACTGCAAAATCTGGGGGATTTACAAGCACAACTAACCGAATTTGATGCTGCCAAACAATCTTACACCAATGCGATCGCTAGCTTCAATTCTGCTTTAATTCTCGCACCAAATGATATCTCTGTTCTCAACAACAAAGGTGGTGCGCTGCAAAGTCTGGGAGATTTACAAGCACAATTAAACGAGTTTGCACCTGCCAAACAATCTTACACCGATGCGATCGCTAGCTTCAATTCTGCTTTAATTCTCGCACCGGATTATATCTATGCTCTCATCAACAAAGGTAGTGCGCTGGCAAACCTGGGGAATTTACAAGCCAAATTATCCCAGCAACAAGAAGCGGTGGAGAGTTGGCAAGCGGCGCTGGTGGCGTTCGAGCGTTCTTTGACTCTAGCTCCTAATAATAATTCTATTCGAGATAGGCGCGATAAACTGCAAGAATTTTTAGATAATTTGTAAATAAAAGGTGATATTTTATGACTACAACAACCTTACCACTAGCGGAACAGCGCACGATTTTAAAAAATGTGAGTTGGCAAACTTTCCTGCAATTACTGGCAGATTTAGGAGAGGACAGAGCAACTCGTTTAGCTTATGATGATGGAGTGCTGGAAATTATGACGCCGTTAGGCGGACATGAAAGCAATAACCGTTTTATTGATGATTTGTTGCGGGTAATTGCAGATGAGTTAAATCTCAATCTCAAAAACTTTGGCTCTTTGACTTTGAAGCGAGATTTAAAGCAGCTATGTGCTGAACCTGACTCTTGTTATTATATCCAAAATGAGCCACTGGTGAGAAGCAAGCAAAATATCGATTTGGAAACTGACCCGCCGCCGGATTTAGTCTTGGAAATAGATATTACGAGTAGTTCTTTGGATAAAAAACGAATTTATGCTTCTCTGGGAGTCCCGGAATTTTGGCGCTACAACGGACGGAAATTGGAAGTTTTCGTGTTGGAAGAAGGAAGTAATGTTTATACGCAAGTGGAAGCAAGCCCGATTTTTTCTTGGTTGGCTTTGGATGCAATTCCTCGGTTTGTTAACCAAAGTTTAATAGATGGGGAAACTGCTACTTTACGTGCTTTTCGGGTGTGGGTGAGGGAACAGCAAATTTTAGATAATTTGTAAAAAAGGGAAAGACAAATTAAATCACGAAATTTACTCGAAATCGAACGTTCTATTCGCGCTTTGCCGCTAGAAGAACAACTGTGGTTGCTGGAAAGGATAGCACGGCAGGTAAGAGAACGGACAATTATAAAAAATAAACTTATCAATGCTAAATATATGGAAGAACAACTAACAGAAATGGCAAACGATGCCAATATTCAAGCTGAGATTGCGGCAATAAATGAGGAATTTGCCGTTACTGAAATGGATGGATTATAATTTTGGTTATAAACCTCTCTCTAGTAGCCCGCCAAATTGATTTTGATTGGTTATCGGAGAGCCAGAAACCCGGTTTTTTAGAAAAACCGGGTTTCTTTAACCCCTCACTCAGAATTGAATCTGAGGCGTGGCTAAAACTGTCGCCGGGAAAACACAATGATGGCAATTGCCAACAACAAAACGATATAAACTAATCCATAAATCAAACTCAAAAATAAGCTACCAGGATCGGGCAATAACTGTATCCCATAAACTGCCTGATTCTTAAAATCTAACCGGGATAAATCTGGCAATATCAAATATATTCCCTGCGTTAAACGCTCAATTGCTGGATTTTTGGATATTTGTCCTAACTTTACAATATCCGGACTGAGATGCCCCATTAAGTAAATGGCTAAAGTGAGGAAAGTTGCTAGCAAAGAACTGGTAAATACGCCAAATAATATGGCGGCTGCTGTCAGTAAAGATAACTCAACAAACAGGTAAAAAACGGAAATAATAATACTGAAAAAAGGAAACGGAATGCGAAAAATAAATAAAATTACGAAATAAATTAATGTCATTAAGGCTAGCAGAACTGCTAATACTGCTGATAATCCTAAATGTTTACCAACAATAAATTCGGCTTTACTCACAGGTTTGGCCATTAATACCAACACCGTGCGTTTTTCGATTTCTTTATTAACTAGTCCGGTGCCGACAAATAAAACAACTACTAAGCCAAATAAGCCAATTCCTGCTAATCCGAGATCGAGGGTAATTTTGTTTTCGGTGGTGGCTGCTACTTCGGGAAGTAATCCGGCGGCGGCAAACAGCAAAATGGCGTATAATCCTACTAAGTAGAGAACGCGATCGCGAATTATTTCCCGAAATACATGAGTACCAATTACGAACAGCCTGCGGGGACTTAAACCGATGGTATCTTTGATTTTTTTACTGTTGGTTAACATAGTTTTCTTTTGTAGCAGTCGCGATTAAAATGTGGGATAATTTATCTGGTTACGGAATCGCATTGAATCTGACTGACCACTGTAGCTGTTAAAGTCGCGCGATCGCGATTAGCAGAATCGGAACGGCTGACAGGTCTTTGAATGATGGGGATAATCTGACAAGACTTTTTCAGGTCGTAGCCACTTGGCAGGGAACCCAAACCTCGCCATTTTGCGATCGTTTGTAGATTATACCCTTTTTGAGTGGGTAAAAACTTCGCTTCAAAGCTCCACATATTATTTTCTCTGACTTTCGGAGGTTGTTCTAACCCTTGTTTAGCTAATTTGCTGATATTTTGCTCGGTGTTTAATAACCATCTTTCTACTTGTGGCCAAGATTTATTTTCAATTTGCTTTCTCATTTCTATTTCGATGTAATCTAAAATAGCTTCTCCTCTAGAAGTTGCTTGGTAAGATAAATCAATTTTTACCACAAAAGCACTTTGGCTAAAATTATCCGCTACCAAACTTGGATACTGTTGTAACCAAGTTTGAATGAAAAAAGTGAACTGTAACCAGCAACTAAGTAGTAAGTAACTCAAAAATAAAATAACCAATTTTTGACGAACTTCTATAGCAGGAACTACAAAACTTTTATCCGGTTTGATAAAATACAGTAAAATATTAATTGTGCCTGCTATTACTGGCCAAGCTACAAAGACTATATGAGTAATACTATTACCAAAATGGCTGAATAAAAAAATACATATTAATGCTCCGGTAACCCAAGCACTAATCGAATACCATGCCAAGTAGAGCGGGTTTTCTACCGCGAACCAAACTGCACCAATAATTAAAAATAACCAGCTTAAATAAACCAATCCATCTTGAGTATTTCCTTTAGCGAAAGAGGCGATTAACCAAATAAAAATACTAATTAAAACGAAGGTTTCCCAAGAAATTATCTTGGGTGGCTGTAAACGATTGGCAAAATCTTTTAATAGTTGCAATAAAAAATGGTTCATTTAGGATTAAGGTAGGAAAATCGCTGAATTAAAAATAAGATAAGTAATATGAAAGTTTGACTATAAACGTTGGCTGTTAAAATACTGTTTGACTTATTACTATCAAGCACGGTTTTTGGTGAATGTTTTGCACGATAATTTTCTGTTTCTCTTTGATTTTCTATGGTCGATCGCAAGCTGAATTTGTTTAAATTGATTAAAAATTCCAGTGCAAATACTTCTAAGCAAATAATTAAAATAAAGGTTAGTAAAGCGAATAATACTAAATCAAGATATACTCTTAATAAAGAAAAACCTAAGTGAGTAGCGAAATTATTAAATAGAATAAAATTTATTAATTGTGCTTGTAGTTTGAAGGGAAGAAATGGTAGAAAAAAAAAGAAAGCTATCCAACCAATAATAGTGGAAAATAAATTTATAGATGTAGCATATTCGATGCTGGTTCTACCGCTGAGGTGCAGCTTTTTCTTAAAAATGAACGATTCCACTGCGATCGCAACCAGTAAAAATAAAATTTGGAACATTACCGCTCGGAGAGGCAACACCGCTATCGGCATAGATTTTATTTCCAGATGACGAAAGACATCATTAGCTATATATTAATCATCTGCTACAGCTATATATTAAATATCTGCTTACCCTATCGACTACAATGACAAGAACAGGTATCGGAATTCGCACGGCTCAATTGCGTCCGGAACGCATCGTAGGCCAAATTCACGTTTATGATGGAGCGGGAAAGGGAAAATCAAGAGCCGCTCTGGGTGTGGTTTTGCGCTCCATTGGATTAGGTATTCATGCAGAAACTAATAATAGAGTATTGTTGCTGCGCTTTTTGAAAGGGCCGGGACGCACTTATGATGAAGATGGAGCGATCGCAGCTTTGCAACAAGGCTTTCCCCATTTGATCGATCAAGTTCGCACTGGGAGAGCGGAATTTTTTGGCCCAGATGAAATTACCCGTTTCGATCGCCAGGAAGCACAACGGGGATGGGACGTGGCAAAAGGCGCGATCGCATCTGGATTATACTCGGTGATCGTTCTCGACGAACTCAACCCCTTATTAGATTTAGGCTTATTACCAGTAGAAGAAGTTATTCACACCCTCAAACACAAACCGGAACATTTAGAAATAATTGCCACCGGGAGAGCAGCACCCCAAGCATTATTAGATATTGCGGATCTTCACTCGGAAATGCGTCCCCACTATCATCCGATGGCGGTAGAACAAGGTATTGAAGGTATCGAAATTTATACTGGTGCGGGTAAAGGTAAATCTACCAGTGCTTTGGGTAAAGCATTGCAAGCAATTGGTAGGGGGATCAGTCAAGATAAATCCCATCGAGTCCTAATTTTACAATGGCTCAAAGGCGGTAGCGGTTATACGGAAGATGCGGCGATCGCGGCTTTGCAAGAAAGTTATCCTAATTTAGTAGATCATCAACGATGTGGGGGAGATGCGATCGTCTGGCGCGGACAACAACGAGAAATCGATTACGTAGAAGCAGAACGAGGATGGGAAATTGCCAGAACAGCCATTGCTTCCGGCTTATATAAAACGATCGTTCTCGACGAACTAAATCCCACCGTCGATTTGGAATTACTACCCCAAGAACCGATCGTCCAAGCACTACTCCGCAAACCTCGCGATACCGAAATCATTATTACAGGTCGCTGTCTCAATCCCCCCGCTTATTTCGATCTCGCTACCGTACACTCGGAAATGATTTGTCACAAACATTATGCCGATCGAGGTGTCGAACTAAAAAGGGGAGTCGATTTCTGATCTCATAACCGCAAATATTTTTGTTGGAATGGAACAGGAATTAAGTCACCCCATCTTCAAAGAAAAGGGGTGACTTTTTTTGTCAAATGTCAAGTTACACCGTTATCGGAAAATTAATTAAATTTGGCACTTTCATGCTGATGGCGATCGTTCAAACTTAATAATCAAAAGAAATCCTTGCCGATTTTGCATTTGCGATCGCCAATATCAAAAAAGTTACGTTTTTCCC
This window harbors:
- a CDS encoding DUF29 domain-containing protein, whose amino-acid sequence is MSDSILYEQDFYLWLEKTAKLLKEKRFEELDLNNLVEEIESMGRSEKRELKSRLKLILTHLLKWQYQPQMRPFYGNSWVSTIVTQRSDLQLLIKDSPSLKNLLEESCKEYYQIARRDAAKETGLSEEVFPVDCPFELADILDPDYLP
- a CDS encoding Uma2 family endonuclease, encoding MTTTTLPLAEQRTILKNVSWQTFLQLLADLGEDRATRLAYDDGVLEIMTPLGGHESNNRFIDDLLRVIADELNLNLKNFGSLTLKRDLKQLCAEPDSCYYIQNEPLVRSKQNIDLETDPPPDLVLEIDITSSSLDKKRIYASLGVPEFWRYNGRKLEVFVLEEGSNVYTQVEASPIFSWLALDAIPRFVNQSLIDGETATLRAFRVWVREQQILDNL
- a CDS encoding ABC transporter permease subunit, translating into MLTNSKKIKDTIGLSPRRLFVIGTHVFREIIRDRVLYLVGLYAILLFAAAGLLPEVAATTENKITLDLGLAGIGLFGLVVVLFVGTGLVNKEIEKRTVLVLMAKPVSKAEFIVGKHLGLSAVLAVLLALMTLIYFVILFIFRIPFPFFSIIISVFYLFVELSLLTAAAILFGVFTSSLLATFLTLAIYLMGHLSPDIVKLGQISKNPAIERLTQGIYLILPDLSRLDFKNQAVYGIQLLPDPGSLFLSLIYGLVYIVLLLAIAIIVFSRRQF
- a CDS encoding DUF5357 family protein, with the translated sequence MNHFLLQLLKDFANRLQPPKIISWETFVLISIFIWLIASFAKGNTQDGLVYLSWLFLIIGAVWFAVENPLYLAWYSISAWVTGALICIFLFSHFGNSITHIVFVAWPVIAGTINILLYFIKPDKSFVVPAIEVRQKLVILFLSYLLLSCWLQFTFFIQTWLQQYPSLVADNFSQSAFVVKIDLSYQATSRGEAILDYIEIEMRKQIENKSWPQVERWLLNTEQNISKLAKQGLEQPPKVRENNMWSFEAKFLPTQKGYNLQTIAKWRGLGSLPSGYDLKKSCQIIPIIQRPVSRSDSANRDRATLTATVVSQIQCDSVTR
- the fraC gene encoding filament integrity protein FraC, whose amino-acid sequence is MPIAVLPLRAVMFQILFLLVAIAVESFIFKKKLHLSGRTSIEYATSINLFSTIIGWIAFFFFLPFLPFKLQAQLINFILFNNFATHLGFSLLRVYLDLVLFALLTFILIICLEVFALEFLINLNKFSLRSTIENQRETENYRAKHSPKTVLDSNKSNSILTANVYSQTFILLILFLIQRFSYLNPK
- a CDS encoding cob(I)yrinic acid a,c-diamide adenosyltransferase, with amino-acid sequence MTRTGIGIRTAQLRPERIVGQIHVYDGAGKGKSRAALGVVLRSIGLGIHAETNNRVLLLRFLKGPGRTYDEDGAIAALQQGFPHLIDQVRTGRAEFFGPDEITRFDRQEAQRGWDVAKGAIASGLYSVIVLDELNPLLDLGLLPVEEVIHTLKHKPEHLEIIATGRAAPQALLDIADLHSEMRPHYHPMAVEQGIEGIEIYTGAGKGKSTSALGKALQAIGRGISQDKSHRVLILQWLKGGSGYTEDAAIAALQESYPNLVDHQRCGGDAIVWRGQQREIDYVEAERGWEIARTAIASGLYKTIVLDELNPTVDLELLPQEPIVQALLRKPRDTEIIITGRCLNPPAYFDLATVHSEMICHKHYADRGVELKRGVDF